The following coding sequences are from one uncultured Desulfobacter sp. window:
- a CDS encoding aldehyde dehydrogenase family protein — MSDILECHNPATGEKLGEVKIASPEEINQCVDRAREAAPAWRELGLEGRRGLVEKAWAGAESGGNTLVDLICREMGKDIRRATVEVNGTLYGGPYISGQVLEALQPKETGSGTRIEYRALGVAAVISPWNYPLAMANNLIVPALMAGNSVVFKPSEETPLVADFFVGLLNRVLPDNVLQIVHGRGDQGRALVESPVNIIAFTGSRAAGKDIMARAAGGVKRLVMELGGNDPMIVLADADIDAAARFAVGSSLENAGQMCTSTERIYVDRQIAEEFESKVVEIAALYKVGPWDMPSVNIGPIINKKQHAVILGHIRDARTKGARILLGGADQSPPYIHPTVIADMTEDMVMSQEETFGPVVAVSRFSTVDDAVRRANNSPYGLGAVVFGKQEVREVADRLEAGMVGINRGVGAVDAPWVGAKESGFGFHGTHDGHRQFAQVRVLGY, encoded by the coding sequence ATGAGTGATATACTGGAATGCCATAACCCCGCCACAGGCGAAAAGTTGGGTGAGGTTAAAATTGCTTCCCCGGAGGAAATCAACCAATGTGTTGACAGGGCCCGTGAAGCCGCCCCAGCATGGCGGGAATTGGGCCTTGAAGGACGCCGGGGCCTGGTGGAAAAGGCCTGGGCCGGGGCCGAGTCCGGGGGCAACACCTTGGTAGATCTCATATGCCGGGAAATGGGCAAGGATATCCGGCGGGCCACAGTGGAAGTTAACGGCACGCTGTACGGTGGCCCCTATATTTCAGGCCAGGTCCTTGAGGCCCTTCAGCCCAAAGAGACCGGCAGCGGTACACGGATTGAATACAGGGCTCTGGGGGTTGCCGCCGTGATCTCTCCCTGGAACTATCCGCTGGCCATGGCCAACAATCTCATTGTCCCGGCACTCATGGCCGGAAATTCCGTGGTGTTCAAGCCCTCGGAGGAGACCCCGCTGGTGGCGGATTTTTTTGTGGGACTGCTGAACCGGGTACTTCCTGATAATGTGCTCCAGATTGTCCACGGCAGGGGGGACCAGGGCAGGGCACTGGTGGAAAGCCCGGTAAATATCATTGCCTTTACCGGGTCCCGGGCTGCAGGAAAGGATATCATGGCCAGGGCAGCCGGCGGCGTCAAACGTCTGGTCATGGAACTTGGGGGAAACGATCCCATGATTGTCCTGGCGGACGCAGATATTGATGCAGCGGCCCGGTTTGCCGTGGGCAGTTCTTTAGAAAACGCAGGGCAGATGTGTACCTCAACGGAACGGATCTATGTGGACCGGCAGATTGCAGAAGAATTTGAATCCAAGGTCGTGGAAATTGCCGCCCTCTATAAAGTCGGTCCCTGGGATATGCCCAGTGTGAACATCGGTCCAATTATCAATAAAAAACAGCATGCCGTGATCCTGGGCCATATCCGGGATGCCCGGACCAAGGGGGCCCGGATACTGCTGGGGGGGGCTGATCAGTCCCCGCCCTATATTCATCCCACAGTGATCGCAGATATGACCGAGGATATGGTCATGTCCCAGGAAGAAACCTTCGGACCCGTTGTTGCCGTCAGCCGGTTCTCCACCGTTGACGATGCCGTCCGTCGGGCCAATAACAGCCCCTACGGCCTGGGTGCAGTGGTCTTCGGCAAACAGGAGGTCCGGGAGGTGGCCGATCGCCTTGAAGCCGGAATGGTGGGTATCAACCGGGGCGTCGGTGCCGTCGATGCCCCCTGGGTGGGCGCCAAGGAGAGCGGGTTCGGATTCCACGGCACCCATGACGGGCACCGGCAGTTTGCCCAGGTCCGGGTCCTCGGATATTAA
- a CDS encoding carboxymuconolactone decarboxylase family protein: MKESPIEKDKNRREQLKKLLVQMPDVGRHVGAMDKTAYADGALNTKTKRLMALAIALGVGCENCILGQANAALSQGATKEEILETLGVVISMRGTTGVAESLKIIQMLDEMDKL, from the coding sequence ATGAAAGAAAGTCCAATTGAAAAAGACAAAAACCGCAGGGAACAACTTAAAAAATTATTGGTACAAATGCCGGATGTCGGCCGTCATGTCGGTGCCATGGATAAAACGGCTTACGCGGATGGTGCACTGAACACAAAGACAAAGCGGCTGATGGCCCTGGCCATTGCCCTTGGTGTGGGATGTGAAAACTGTATTTTGGGGCAGGCCAACGCTGCGCTTAGCCAGGGTGCGACAAAAGAGGAGATACTGGAAACATTGGGGGTGGTGATCAGTATGCGGGGAACAACGGGGGTGGCTGAATCCCTGAAAATCATTCAAATGCTGGATGAAATGGATAAATTGTAA
- the xseA gene encoding exodeoxyribonuclease VII large subunit: protein MVPQKDNKVYTVGTLTKQIKNLLEDRYPFLWITGEISNFSTPASGHSYFSLKDDTAVISCVIFKGQKRHLKFTPENGMKVKGMARLSLYEPRGAYQLIFEHIEPEGTGALQQAFEQLKAKLAEMGWFDAAHKKEIPFLPSGIHVITSGTGAAVRDIIQVAKHRCPSVPLEIIPVKVQGDTAEFEIAQAIELANTVNTCDLIIIARGGGSLEDLWAFNTETVARAVFESELPVISGVGHEIDFTIADFVADLRAPTPSAAAQMALPDQAAILHQILGFQQELNNKIERRILQLKERINDLRSRLKSPLRVVDDFRFRIEDLQTRAFSLVKNQIAHQRERTQWLQRTLAGTLPRIQTHRKDVVDLKTNLDYLFQAFLKQCKDKVNQQHGQLETLNPSSVLKRGYSITRTRTDGHVVMDADAVNTDDGIEIILSKGRLDARVEKIYGKENL, encoded by the coding sequence ATGGTACCACAAAAAGATAATAAAGTTTACACCGTCGGCACACTGACAAAACAGATAAAAAATCTGCTTGAGGATCGGTATCCTTTTTTGTGGATCACAGGTGAAATTTCAAATTTTTCAACGCCTGCGTCGGGTCACTCCTATTTTTCATTAAAAGATGACACGGCCGTTATTTCCTGCGTGATTTTTAAAGGACAAAAACGCCATCTGAAATTCACCCCTGAAAACGGAATGAAGGTCAAAGGGATGGCGCGCCTCTCGCTTTACGAACCCCGTGGGGCTTACCAGCTGATCTTTGAACATATTGAACCCGAAGGCACAGGCGCGCTCCAGCAGGCCTTTGAACAACTCAAAGCCAAGCTTGCCGAGATGGGCTGGTTTGATGCGGCCCATAAAAAAGAGATCCCTTTTTTGCCGTCGGGCATCCATGTGATCACCTCGGGTACTGGGGCCGCGGTGCGTGACATTATCCAGGTGGCCAAACACCGCTGTCCAAGCGTGCCCCTTGAAATCATTCCCGTCAAGGTCCAGGGCGATACCGCAGAGTTTGAGATTGCCCAAGCCATTGAACTTGCCAACACGGTCAACACCTGTGACCTGATTATCATTGCCAGAGGCGGTGGTTCCCTGGAAGATCTATGGGCCTTTAACACCGAAACCGTGGCACGTGCCGTTTTTGAATCGGAACTGCCCGTCATTTCAGGTGTCGGCCATGAAATCGATTTTACCATTGCCGACTTTGTTGCCGATCTTCGGGCACCAACCCCATCGGCGGCTGCCCAGATGGCCCTGCCGGACCAGGCCGCGATTCTCCACCAAATTCTTGGATTTCAACAAGAGTTAAACAACAAAATTGAAAGACGTATCCTGCAGCTGAAAGAACGTATAAACGATTTGCGCAGTCGTCTGAAAAGTCCTCTCAGGGTGGTGGATGATTTCAGGTTCCGCATTGAGGATCTGCAGACCAGAGCCTTTTCGCTGGTCAAAAATCAGATTGCCCACCAACGCGAGAGAACCCAATGGCTCCAAAGAACGCTGGCAGGCACCTTGCCCCGCATCCAGACACATAGAAAGGATGTTGTGGATCTCAAGACAAACCTGGATTATCTGTTTCAAGCGTTCTTGAAGCAATGCAAAGACAAGGTAAACCAACAACATGGCCAGCTTGAGACCTTAAATCCGTCATCCGTGTTAAAGCGCGGTTACAGCATCACACGCACGCGCACCGACGGTCATGTTGTGATGGATGCCGACGCCGTCAATACGGACGACGGCATTGAAATTATTTTATCTAAAGGACGCCTGGATGCCCGGGTGGAAAAAATATATGGCAAAGAAAACCTTTGA
- the xseB gene encoding exodeoxyribonuclease VII small subunit yields the protein MAKKTFESALKQLESIVKEMESGDLTLEKAVKKYEEGIANTRFCLEILDKTEQKITQLTLNADGEPDVSDFKEEQ from the coding sequence ATGGCAAAGAAAACCTTTGAATCGGCACTCAAACAGCTCGAATCCATTGTCAAAGAGATGGAATCCGGTGACCTGACATTGGAAAAGGCAGTCAAAAAATACGAAGAAGGGATTGCCAATACCCGCTTCTGCCTTGAAATTTTAGACAAAACCGAACAGAAAATCACCCAACTGACCCTGAATGCCGACGGCGAACCCGATGTATCAGATTTTAAGGAAGAACAATGA
- a CDS encoding farnesyl diphosphate synthase, translating to MSAFDLSEFLSRNRNLVDDALFSVFEPLDRQRELVQAMTHSLMAGGKRVRPALALATAGALGADPVIALPASCAIEMIHTYSLIHDDLPGMDDDDLRRGVPTCHKQFSEATAILAGDGLLTHAFHILAAPGSCFKVFPDAQTRLILVEKISAAAGINGMVEGQMLDMQAENNPEALPSDKSDALAHLKKIHRHKTGAMIEVSVASGALSAGAGFEALNALGTYAQNIGLAFQVMDDILNVEGDPKVMGKAVGTDALHDKMTFPALLGLDGSKDFSKELVADALAALDGYGDEKFKKKSEPLRAIAGYIINRKR from the coding sequence ATGAGCGCTTTTGACCTTTCCGAATTTTTATCCCGGAACAGAAACCTGGTTGATGATGCATTATTTAGCGTATTTGAACCGCTGGATCGGCAGCGCGAGCTCGTCCAGGCCATGACACACTCTCTGATGGCCGGCGGCAAACGGGTGCGCCCTGCCCTGGCACTGGCAACGGCCGGTGCCCTGGGTGCCGATCCGGTTATTGCCCTGCCCGCATCGTGTGCCATTGAAATGATCCATACCTATTCTCTGATCCATGATGATCTGCCGGGCATGGATGATGATGATCTGCGCCGTGGGGTTCCCACCTGCCATAAGCAATTTTCCGAAGCCACGGCCATTCTGGCCGGAGACGGGCTCTTGACCCATGCCTTTCATATACTTGCCGCGCCCGGGTCCTGTTTCAAGGTGTTTCCGGATGCCCAAACCCGATTGATCCTGGTTGAAAAGATATCTGCCGCAGCCGGCATCAACGGAATGGTGGAGGGTCAGATGCTGGATATGCAGGCTGAAAACAATCCAGAAGCCTTACCGTCAGACAAGTCTGACGCCCTTGCTCATCTCAAAAAAATCCACCGGCATAAAACCGGGGCCATGATTGAAGTCAGTGTGGCATCCGGGGCCCTCAGTGCCGGGGCCGGCTTCGAGGCCTTAAACGCGTTGGGCACATATGCCCAGAATATCGGCCTTGCTTTCCAGGTCATGGATGACATCCTGAATGTGGAAGGCGATCCCAAAGTCATGGGCAAGGCCGTGGGTACCGATGCCCTGCACGACAAAATGACCTTTCCCGCCCTTTTGGGTCTGGATGGCTCCAAAGATTTTTCAAAAGAGCTTGTGGCCGATGCCCTGGCGGCCTTGGACGGTTACGGTGATGAAAAATTCAAGAAAAAAAGTGAGCCGCTGCGCGCCATTGCCGGATATATTATTAACAGGAAACGATGA
- the dxs gene encoding 1-deoxy-D-xylulose-5-phosphate synthase, translating to MKYLDLINGPDDLKRIPRNELGAVAREIRSRIIDVVSKNGGHLASSLGVVELTIALHYVFDLPKDTLIWDVGHQSYAHKLLTGRHKNFDTLRKYKGISGFVKIKESPYDSLTVGHASTSISAGLGMSYAKKLKKDTSNVVSIIGDGSMTAGLAYEGLNHSGDSQQKYIVILNDNDMSISANVGALSSYLSRTFSHKALQNMRNQFGQFLKSVPKIGDDMYGWAKRWEESFKTFVTPGMLFEAFNFDYFGPIDGHNLDHLIDILSNIKDPDSPVLLHVTTKKGKGYEPAEKNPVYFHGVGKFSVDTGKCPVSSKSTPPSYTSVFGKCMIDLAEQNKCIVAVTAAMPEGTGLGPFSEKFPDRFIDVGIAEQHAVTFAAGLAAKGGKPVVAIYSTFLQRGYDQILHDVCIDNHPVIFALDRGGIVGEDGPTHHGLFDFSYLRSMPNMTVMAPMDENELVRMMHTAVALPGPIALRYPRGIGQGVDIDYNAKALEIGKAKVLRTGDDLLILGIGRCVNDAMDAAEQLSTQGVESTVVNARFVKPLDADLILELAGKIKKVVTIEEHVLAGGFGSAVLELIADNGLSGCRVNRVGIKDQFVEHGTQDELRRDYGVDAQAVVTAGLKLSREK from the coding sequence TTGAAATATCTTGACCTAATAAACGGCCCCGATGATCTGAAACGCATCCCAAGAAACGAACTCGGTGCGGTTGCCCGTGAGATCCGGAGCAGAATTATTGATGTGGTATCAAAAAACGGCGGACACCTGGCATCCAGTTTAGGTGTGGTCGAACTGACCATTGCCCTGCATTATGTGTTTGATCTGCCCAAGGACACCCTGATCTGGGATGTGGGGCACCAATCCTATGCCCACAAACTTTTAACCGGGCGGCACAAGAACTTTGACACCCTTCGAAAATACAAGGGTATTTCAGGGTTTGTTAAGATCAAGGAAAGCCCCTATGACAGTTTAACCGTGGGGCACGCCTCCACCTCCATTTCTGCGGGTCTTGGTATGAGTTATGCCAAGAAGCTCAAAAAAGATACCTCCAATGTGGTCTCCATCATCGGCGACGGGTCCATGACCGCAGGCCTTGCCTATGAAGGGCTGAACCACTCCGGCGACTCCCAGCAAAAATACATCGTTATCTTAAATGACAACGACATGTCCATCTCCGCCAATGTGGGGGCCTTGTCATCTTATCTGTCCCGGACCTTTTCACACAAGGCCCTGCAGAACATGCGCAACCAGTTCGGCCAGTTTTTAAAGTCCGTTCCCAAAATCGGGGATGATATGTACGGCTGGGCCAAACGGTGGGAGGAGTCGTTTAAAACCTTTGTGACCCCGGGTATGCTGTTCGAAGCCTTTAATTTTGACTATTTCGGACCCATTGACGGCCATAATCTGGACCATCTCATTGATATTTTATCCAACATTAAAGATCCGGATTCTCCGGTGCTCTTGCATGTGACCACCAAAAAGGGCAAAGGGTATGAGCCCGCTGAGAAAAATCCGGTCTATTTCCACGGCGTGGGTAAATTTTCCGTGGACACCGGAAAATGCCCGGTGTCGTCAAAAAGTACCCCGCCCTCCTATACCTCCGTGTTCGGTAAGTGCATGATTGACCTTGCCGAACAAAACAAGTGCATTGTGGCGGTGACGGCTGCCATGCCCGAGGGGACGGGGTTAGGACCTTTTTCCGAAAAATTTCCCGACAGATTCATTGACGTGGGTATTGCCGAACAGCATGCCGTGACCTTTGCCGCAGGACTTGCCGCCAAAGGGGGAAAGCCTGTGGTGGCCATCTATTCCACCTTTTTGCAGCGCGGCTACGACCAGATTCTTCATGATGTCTGTATTGACAACCACCCGGTCATTTTCGCCCTGGACCGCGGCGGCATTGTGGGCGAAGACGGCCCCACCCACCACGGATTGTTTGATTTTTCCTATCTTCGGTCCATGCCGAATATGACTGTTATGGCACCCATGGATGAAAACGAACTCGTTCGGATGATGCACACAGCCGTGGCCCTCCCGGGCCCCATTGCCCTGCGTTATCCCAGGGGCATCGGCCAGGGCGTCGACATTGATTACAATGCCAAAGCCCTAGAGATCGGTAAAGCAAAGGTGCTCCGTACCGGCGACGACCTGTTGATACTTGGTATCGGCCGCTGCGTCAATGACGCCATGGATGCTGCGGAACAGCTGTCCACCCAGGGCGTTGAAAGCACCGTGGTCAACGCCCGGTTTGTAAAACCGTTGGATGCAGATCTGATCCTGGAGCTTGCAGGAAAAATCAAAAAAGTGGTGACCATTGAAGAGCACGTCCTGGCAGGCGGCTTTGGTTCTGCCGTCCTTGAACTCATCGCAGATAACGGTCTTTCAGGGTGTAGGGTCAACCGGGTGGGCATTAAAGATCAATTCGTTGAACACGGCACCCAGGATGAACTTCGAAGAGATTACGGTGTAGATGCCCAGGCGGTTGTGACCGCAGGGTTGAAATTGAGCCGTGAAAAATAA
- a CDS encoding TlyA family RNA methyltransferase, giving the protein MKNKAVRKRLDQALVEQGLIRSRERAKAMIMAGKVLVNGIKVDKPGSQVNPDAQLEVKAPDHPYVSRGGLKLEKALQSFPVSVQDAVCLDIGASTGGFTDCLLKFGAQKVYAVDVGYGQLDWSLRQDDRVVVLERTNIRHLPYESIGQPMDAVVADTSFISLKTVIPAAEKFMQAGTNILALIKPQFEAGKENVGKGGIVKDPEIRNQVKQDIIFFFQNRGYKVNGTVTSPVLGAKGNEEYVISLVYGKK; this is encoded by the coding sequence GTGAAAAATAAAGCCGTCAGAAAACGCCTGGACCAGGCCCTGGTTGAACAAGGCCTGATACGGTCAAGGGAACGGGCCAAGGCCATGATCATGGCCGGAAAGGTTCTTGTGAACGGGATCAAGGTCGATAAACCGGGCAGCCAGGTCAACCCCGATGCCCAGCTTGAGGTCAAAGCCCCGGATCACCCTTACGTCAGCCGGGGCGGGCTTAAACTTGAAAAAGCACTCCAAAGTTTCCCCGTATCTGTCCAGGATGCGGTGTGCCTTGATATCGGCGCATCCACCGGGGGATTTACCGACTGTCTGCTTAAATTCGGCGCCCAAAAAGTGTATGCCGTGGATGTGGGCTACGGCCAGTTGGACTGGTCCCTGCGCCAGGATGACCGGGTGGTGGTTTTAGAGCGTACCAATATCCGCCACCTTCCCTACGAAAGCATTGGCCAACCCATGGATGCAGTGGTGGCGGACACCTCGTTTATCTCTCTGAAAACCGTAATCCCGGCAGCGGAAAAATTCATGCAGGCGGGCACCAATATCCTGGCCCTGATCAAGCCGCAGTTCGAGGCGGGAAAGGAAAATGTCGGCAAGGGCGGCATCGTCAAGGATCCTGAAATCAGAAACCAGGTAAAACAGGATATTATCTTCTTTTTTCAAAACCGGGGATACAAGGTGAACGGCACCGTTACCTCACCGGTTCTGGGCGCAAAGGGCAATGAGGAATACGTAATTTCGTTAGTTTACGGAAAAAAATAA